The Pleurodeles waltl isolate 20211129_DDA chromosome 7, aPleWal1.hap1.20221129, whole genome shotgun sequence genome includes a region encoding these proteins:
- the LOC138246469 gene encoding uncharacterized protein, whose amino-acid sequence MSENTCVDELPDGAKKNCELFSVWGITEENACVAKRPDNVLRNNSRCIYVENVSFGSNDDRKVWIPLSAYREMQEKCRKLEHENRNLREQISQDTIIQNNAESYKNEESFLSHSNNEGVKTAPSCTEFPCEPGFLAAKVHSLTDNTDDELPLQNAQVKRRILEQDTPSFISLFDFWKKNSPHLREILTLLYMVTVKNNMQLRACDLANEIMQTLGFCAVQEGNTYVHLNHEQGKKIVPLARIIQWIWYLQDRARVPQIKELSMKLCAPFEFVSTEDKKHVCFTNDSLTEMLLSGTVEGTALYNVCQILKQELREMCHFYADFWFFDNVLATWLVPNWFNYLADVNEKNAEREVFTQNSALVGMAMWVPQKCEKATYRSDHVSPLSLSALCGPPSGVCVWGRGRDRIPNLNLAE is encoded by the exons atgtctgagaatacatgtgttgatgaactgcctgatggtgctaagaaaaactgtgaattgttttctgtttggggaattacagaagaaaatgcatgtgtagctaaaaggcctgataatgttttgagaaataattcccgttgtatatatgtagaaaacgtgtcttttggaagtaatgatgacagaaaggtctggatacctttatctgcttacagagaaatgcaggagaaatgtaggaagttggaacatgaaaataggaatttacgtgagcaaattagccaggatacaataattcaaaataatgctgaaagttataaaaatgaagaatctttcttgtcccattccaataatgagggggttaagacagctccgagctgcactgagtttccgtgtgagccagggtttttggcagccaaagtgcattccttaactgataacacggacgacgagttaccgttgcaaaatgcacaagtaaaacgaaggattttagagcaagacaccccgagtttcattagcttgtttgatttttggaaaaagaatagccctcatttgagagaaatcctaacacttttgtacatggtcactgtgaaaaataatatgcagctgcgcgcgtgtgatttggcaaatgaaataatgcagactttaggtttctgcgcagtgcaagaaggaaatacttatgtacatttaaatcatgaacaagggaagaaaatagtgcccctagctagaatcatacaatggatctggtacttgcaagacagggctagagtaccacagataaaagaattatcaatgaaattgtgtgcaccatttgaattcgtgtctactgaagataaaaagcatgtttgttttactaatgattcattgactgaaatgttgctttctggcacagtagaaggaacagcgttatataatgtgtgtcagattttaaagcaagagctacgtgagatgtgtcatttttatgctgatttttggttctttgataatgttttagccacatggcttgtacctaactggttcaattaccttgcagatgttaatgagaaaaatgcagagagagaagtgttcacccagaattctgccttagtggggatggctatgtgggtgccccagaaatgtgaaaaggccacttacag atccgaccacgtttcgccactgtccctgagtgcgctgtgtggtcccccttccggtgtgtgcgtgtggggtcggggaagggaccgaatccccaacctgaacctggctgagtaa